A genomic region of Cannabis sativa cultivar Pink pepper isolate KNU-18-1 chromosome 1, ASM2916894v1, whole genome shotgun sequence contains the following coding sequences:
- the LOC115705497 gene encoding uncharacterized protein LOC115705497 isoform X1, translating to MLLSKKQGIIRFFFKEMAALTIPSDAFFYRGFQIDPSSSYSSSSEQSNFTIPLSSRYYSTSSSVRGCFDSDSLTNHNNNRNPRGRSLHTNSSKANNGGRLSSGFDHHKAQFVRDLELEGFSALQDFRTTDARTVAPNGSDTASYGRSKLLGFPNHSLPREKIAVAVDVDEVLGNFVSALNRFIADRYSSNHSVSEYHVYEFFKIWNCSRDEADIRVHEFFKTPYFKTGIHPLPGAQKAIHKLSRFCSLSVVTSRQNAIKDHTIEWIEEHFPGLFQEIHFGNHFALNGASRPKSDICRSLGAKVLIDDNPRYAIECANVGIRVLLFDYENSYPWCKINSIDEHPLVTKVHNWDEVEQQLNTLVFH from the exons ATGTTGTTGTCGAAGAAACAAGGCATAATTCGCTTCTTTTTCAAGGAGATGGCTGCTCTTACAATTCCCAGCGACGCTTTTTTCTACAGAGGATTTCAAATCGACCCCTCctcttcttattcttcttcttcggagCAATCTAACTTCACCATTCCACTTTCGTCGCGTTATTATAGTACTTCTTCGTCTGTGAGAGGTTGCTTTGATTCAGATTCTCTTACTAATCACAACAATAATCGCAACCCTCGTGGTCGTTCACTCCATACTAATAGTAGTAAAGCCAACAATGGGGGTCGTCTAAGCAGTGGCTTTGATCACCATAAGGCTCAATTCGTTCGTGATTTGGAATTGGAGGGCTTTTCTGCATTGCAAGACTTTCGTACCACTGATGCTCGTACCGTGGCCCCAAATGGAAGTGACACAGCTTCATACGGGCGTAGCAAGCTTCTTGGATTTCCTAACCATTCTTTGCCCCGTGAAAAAATTGCTGTTGCGGTTGATGTAGACGAGG TTCTGGGAAACTTTGTGTCGGCTTTGAACAGGTTTATTGCGGACCGTTATTCTTCAAACCATTCAGTTTCGGAATACCATGTGTATGAGTTCTTCAAG ATATGGAACTGCTCCCGGGATGAAG CTGATATTCGTGTACATGAATTCTTTAAGACACCGTATTTCAAGACTGGGATCCACCCTCTTCCAGGTGCTCAGAAAGCGATTCACAAGCTATCAAGATTCTGTAGCCTTTCTGTTGTGAC GTCTAGGCAGAATGCCATTAAGGACCACACGATCGAGTGGATTGAGGAACACTTTCCAGGTCTTTTTCAGGAGATTCACTTTGGCAACCATTTTGCTCTTAATGGAGCTTCAAGGCCTAAGTCTGATATATGCAG ATCTTTAGGAGCCAAAGTTTTAATTGATGATAATCCTAGGTACGCCATCGAGTGTGCTAATGTTGGAATAAGGGTACTACTTTTTGATTATGAGAACTCCTATCCTTGGTGCAAAATCAATTCTATTGATGAACACCCTCTTGTGACCAAAGTTCATAACTGGGACGAAGTGGAGCAACAACTTAACACACTGGTTTTTCATTAG
- the LOC115705497 gene encoding uncharacterized protein LOC115705497 isoform X2, whose amino-acid sequence MLLSKKQGIIRFFFKEMAALTIPSDAFFYRGFQIDPSSSYSSSSEQSNFTIPLSSRYYSTSSSVRGCFDSDSLTNHNNNRNPRGRSLHTNSSKANNGGRLSSGFDHHKAQFVRDLELEGFSALQDFRTTDARTVAPNGSDTASYGRSKLLGFPNHSLPREKIAVAVDVDEVLGNFVSALNRFIADRYSSNHSVSEYHVYEFFKNYYCAMTADIRVHEFFKTPYFKTGIHPLPGAQKAIHKLSRFCSLSVVTSRQNAIKDHTIEWIEEHFPGLFQEIHFGNHFALNGASRPKSDICRSLGAKVLIDDNPRYAIECANVGIRVLLFDYENSYPWCKINSIDEHPLVTKVHNWDEVEQQLNTLVFH is encoded by the exons ATGTTGTTGTCGAAGAAACAAGGCATAATTCGCTTCTTTTTCAAGGAGATGGCTGCTCTTACAATTCCCAGCGACGCTTTTTTCTACAGAGGATTTCAAATCGACCCCTCctcttcttattcttcttcttcggagCAATCTAACTTCACCATTCCACTTTCGTCGCGTTATTATAGTACTTCTTCGTCTGTGAGAGGTTGCTTTGATTCAGATTCTCTTACTAATCACAACAATAATCGCAACCCTCGTGGTCGTTCACTCCATACTAATAGTAGTAAAGCCAACAATGGGGGTCGTCTAAGCAGTGGCTTTGATCACCATAAGGCTCAATTCGTTCGTGATTTGGAATTGGAGGGCTTTTCTGCATTGCAAGACTTTCGTACCACTGATGCTCGTACCGTGGCCCCAAATGGAAGTGACACAGCTTCATACGGGCGTAGCAAGCTTCTTGGATTTCCTAACCATTCTTTGCCCCGTGAAAAAATTGCTGTTGCGGTTGATGTAGACGAGG TTCTGGGAAACTTTGTGTCGGCTTTGAACAGGTTTATTGCGGACCGTTATTCTTCAAACCATTCAGTTTCGGAATACCATGTGTATGAGTTCTTCAAG AACTACTATTGTGCCATGACAGCTGATATTCGTGTACATGAATTCTTTAAGACACCGTATTTCAAGACTGGGATCCACCCTCTTCCAGGTGCTCAGAAAGCGATTCACAAGCTATCAAGATTCTGTAGCCTTTCTGTTGTGAC GTCTAGGCAGAATGCCATTAAGGACCACACGATCGAGTGGATTGAGGAACACTTTCCAGGTCTTTTTCAGGAGATTCACTTTGGCAACCATTTTGCTCTTAATGGAGCTTCAAGGCCTAAGTCTGATATATGCAG ATCTTTAGGAGCCAAAGTTTTAATTGATGATAATCCTAGGTACGCCATCGAGTGTGCTAATGTTGGAATAAGGGTACTACTTTTTGATTATGAGAACTCCTATCCTTGGTGCAAAATCAATTCTATTGATGAACACCCTCTTGTGACCAAAGTTCATAACTGGGACGAAGTGGAGCAACAACTTAACACACTGGTTTTTCATTAG
- the LOC133032114 gene encoding uncharacterized protein LOC133032114 has product MIKVNVDGAIFSNERCFGIGLIARTAAGVVLQAKSLLKEGVLKPHVVEAIGIKEALSWIKDKRWTNVVVESDCLRVIKDLQKFKHMASPYGHILSDCMTVCSGIDDVSFNFVKRSANKVAHAIARSSLVEADCTYSGDALPMDYASFVLNDLI; this is encoded by the coding sequence ATGATTAAAGTTAATGTTGATGGTGCAATCTTCTCTAATGAGAGGTGTTTTGGGATTGGTTTGATAGCAAGGACAGCGGCTGGGGTTGTCTTACAAGCTAAGAGTTTACTCAAAGAGGGTGTGTTGAAGCCCCATGTGGTGGAAGCAATTGGCATAAAGGAGGCTCTGAGTTGGATTAAAGACAAGAGATGGACGAATGTGGTGGTGGAGTCGGATTGTTTGAGAGTCATCAAggatttacaaaagtttaaacaTATGGCTTCTCCTTATGGCCATATACTTTCTGATTGTATGACTGTGTGTTCGGGTATTGATGatgtttcttttaattttgttaagCGATCTGCTAATAAGGTTGCGCATGCTATTGCGCGATCTTCTCTTGTTGAGGCTGATTGTACTTATTCTGGGGATGCGTTACCCATGGATTATGCATCTTTTGTTTTGAAtgatttgatttaa
- the LOC115705503 gene encoding glucan endo-1,3-beta-glucosidase 5, whose protein sequence is MGSRYCWIFMLFCMISECFTVGVLGFAANWGTRSTHPLPPNIVVKLLKDNGFNKVKLFEADPGALKALAKSGIEVMIGIPNEFLAPLAGSVGFAENWVSRNVSAYVTIGVNIRHVAVGNEPFLKTYKDTFLQTTLPALQNVQAALIKAGLGKQVKVTVPLNADVYQTDSGLPSGGDFRADIHTLMINIIKFLSDNGGPLTINIYPFLSLQADPHFPKEYAFFGSTSNPIVDGSITYNNVMEANFDTLVTALEKNGFPSMPIIIGEMGWPTDGDPNANYENAKRFNQGLIKRIVQGQGTPKRSTLPDVYIFALIDEDAKSIDPGNFERHWGIFNFDGTVKYNLDMGNGKNLVPAKGVRYLARQWCIMAPQANLMDPNLAESVKYACTYADCTSLGYGSSCGMLDPKGNASYAFNVYYQTMNQRKDACAFNNLSTITTVDPSPAGPGGGNNTCRFQIMIDLGKHELGRSPPRSAASPSILGLGNDGSRFVVMMSLGVVLLVSVFIS, encoded by the exons ATGGGTTCACGTTACTGTTGGATTTTCATGCTCTTTTGCATGATCAGTGAATGTTTTACAGTAGGCGTTCTTGGCTTTGCTGCAAACTGGGGAACTCGTTCAACTCATCCACTGCCACCAAACATAGTTGTGAAGCTCCTCAAAGACAATGGATTTAACAAGGTGAAGCTATTTGAAGCTGACCCTGGTGCTCTTAAGGCTCTTGCAAAATCTGGTATTGAAGTTATGATCGGCATACCTAATGAATTCTTGGCACCTCTTGCTGGCAGTGTTGGTTTTGCTGAGAATTGGGTGTCTCGTAACGTCTCAGCCTATGTCACAATAGGAGTTAATATAAG GCACGTGGCAGTTGGGAATGAACCATTTTTGAAAACATACAAAGATACTTTCCTCCAAACAACACTCCCAGCTCTTCAAAATGTACAAGCAGCTCTAATAAAAGCTGGTTTAGGCAAACAAGTTAAAGTAACAGTCCCATTAAACGCCGACGTTTACCAAACCGATAGTGGTCTTCCTTCAGGGGGAGATTTCAGAGCCGATATCCATACCCTCATGATCAACATCATCAAATTCCTAAGCGACAATGGCGGACCTCTCACCATCAACATCTACCCATTCCTGAGTCTCCAAGCTGACCCTCACTTCCCCAAAGAGTACGCTTTCTTCGGCAGCACTTCCAACCCAATCGTCGACGGTTCCATCACTTACAACAACGTAATGGAAGCTAATTTCGACACCCTCGTCACAGCTCTAGAGAAAAATGGGTTCCCCTCCATGCCAATCATAATCGGCGAAATGGGCTGGCCCACTGACGGTGACCCAAACGCGAATTACGAAAACGCTAAACGATTCAACCAAGGTCTCATTAAGCGAATTGTTCAAGGACAGGGGACCCCAAAACGGTCTACTCTGCCTGATGTCTATATCTTTGCTCTAATCGATGAAGATGCCAAGAGTATCGACCCAGGGAACTTTGAGAGACACTGGGGTATTTTCAATTTTGATGGGACAGTAAAATACAATCTCGATATGGGTAATGGAAAGAATTTGGTTCCGGCCAAAGGGGTCAGGTATTTGGCTCGGCAATGGTGTATAATGGCGCCACAAGCCAATCTAATGGACCCCAATTTGGCTGAGAGTGTTAAGTATGCTTGTACTTATGCGGATTGTACAAGTTTGGGATATGGGTCGTCGTGTGGGATGCTTGACCCTAAAGGTAACGCCTCTTATGCTTTCAACGTGTATTACCAGACCATGAACCAGAGGAAAGACGCTTGTGCCTTTAATAACCTTTCAACCATCACCACCGTCGATCCCTCGCCGGCGGGTCCCGGCGGTGGTAACAATACTTGTCGGTTTCAGATCATGATCGACTTGGGAAAGCACGAACTGGGTCGGTCTCCGCCGCGGTCGGCGGCTTCTCCTTCGATTCTTGGGCTTGGAAACGACGGTTCCCGCTTTGTCGTAATGATGAGCCTCGGTGTCGTTTTATTAGTCTCTGTGTTTATAagctga